tcatgagatacatctttttttatttatcgacttatttatcggcttgtctcggctcctgtcgctcccactcggccattgaatggttttctcgactagaaccacgttttttgcgtttttttgatgaggtcggacagggtccgataaTGGACCTGGTaagaagagggtgtgttggctttccctctctctgagtggctgagaggcgggccttgggggattgctggacCTATAAAATAaagctctgttgttccctcagcctgcccctctaagatgaaactcagtatttgtaattccccaggtttgacccgtaaccaaaaagtccagttttacacgccaacacaaaacacaaaacacaaacacagttctcagtgatagtgaatacgtgcaagtggtgtaatacagttctctgtgaatgcaggggtgaaagtgatgtccgggttcatgctggctttcgctacagctccagatcgtgcaactggtagtctattaaaaacagacgacagttaacaaaacactaacaaacaaggCAAATCTCACGGTTCACGAAACTagcacagactccttgtaggttttcaacactaaccatttaccaagggaccgatcacgtcagctatgacccctatttatatcctcgctcatgacccttAGGTTAACGAGCAAATCCTCTCCTCCAATCTtcagatgccacgccgtttaccgtctgggtcattgagtttgtataccgtagctcctcccctttcctaaatgacctccacctaccctatggaataaattgtcgtgccatttagttaagggtactctgttcccattacacagtgccctcacaggtcgagagggagatctaacaccaagcaccattcaatctctgtcacaattttatttttcctttttctttcgcACCTGTGTGCAAAACATTTGACTGTACCTGTATCagtattactgtggacctgactaccgttgtaggtattcaggccacagacaacaccaccctctgtgggctaaagagaaaataaagccaaaagaaaataataaaactggccaccagtgcggtgttgcaaataaaccttctgtgtgtgtgtgtgtcagtgaattgcccaccacacTTTGTCTTTAAAGATTAagagcatggcagattgctgtttggagtcatgtgtgtgttgtgtattaatccacatgtttaaattatattttgcTCTCTTTTTTTctacccagtgaatgaagttgcagtttacagtctgcaggctccagagccaaggaacagagctgagtttttaaaatgtaagtctgttttcacttgAACATTTGTTTGAAACATGTCATCTCTTTTTTGAGAACAGCTAAGACCACAGAATAGGTGCTTGTTAAGGTTATATGAAAATACAATTTTAGTTGTTATCTGTTGCATTTAAGGGGCTGATTTAAACATAGTTTGTCATTCAATTTACATATTGTCACATAGCTTTACTAATAAAAATGTATCTTGGAAATTATCCGCTTATccttaactattaaacactcaatagtgctaaattagaaatactaaaagagacGTACTAAATTCAACTAAAAACATTTCGATTATACTGTAAGTTTTTTTCTATgtcttttaagtttcttttagtagttcTAGAATTAAGGAacatgtatggaattattttgttagttaaaaTCACTTTAGATGGTATAACTTTCTTTACAGGGTTTTGAAAATAACccttaaatatcttggtatccctgagtAGGTAATCCCCAACCGTTCTGCATTTATTCtgcatttatcatttatttaattgaatagCATTATCACTTTGCTGGTCCAGCGGCAAAATAAGTTCCCACAAATTGACCCCCTAATTAAAACAATTTCTCTCGTAAGTACCATTGTACCTCATAGACATTCAATACTGAAAgtcatttaaccctttgagtagtacgaacgtaccggtatgttcactgctctctggtccccaggaaGTATGAACGTagcggtacgttctgcaactttaaacttgaattactgagcctacaaaacccctgatcacataatattgtaacactaggtttctgtaacaccttttattggtctcttgcgccctctgctagatattgactgaattacatgcAATAAACCATCACAGAAATGACAGCAAAATCTGTAAATTGGTGAAGATTCCTCATTGAGAAAtaagtattagaaataatactgaattcagattcagagttcaattcaaatatatacaattcttcctctgaatcggatgtcagcgagtgtgtcagtgaagatgtaagtgaagaatatttaccatcaacatgaaGTGACAGCTAAGAGGTGACACCAAGCTTTGTGCGTTGATCCATGCTACAAGGAGTATTAtacactgaagcattagacactctcactccctctgcccccacaacctgtttacccagatatgatttattcatgtctatttatttttttgttaggacgtgtagTTGTGGCTGTTCCACcctattgtttattgtttattgtctacCTATTATTTtattagtcaaaacctttccctatgacaaaagaaaacattatatttattgctTGTTTGTaagctgtactcgtaataatcaagcgcatgcagtagACTTTAAAAAAGCTCACTCCTGTAGGACCAGCAGTGctttttagaactcactactcaaagggttaactatctttgtgtttttgttccttGGCATTTTCTCAATAAATTGACTTTTATACCCATCTCTCCTCTAACCACCTTTATCTCCTCAATCAGTTTACTGTCAGcccacactggaccccaacacagcataTACagtgctctgtctgtctgaagggaacagaaaggtgacacggGTGGGTGAGATCCAGCCATATCCTGATCGCCCAGAGAGATTTGACACCTATTCCCAAGTGCTTTGCaaagagggtttgtctgggactcgccgttactgggagattgagtggagtggggatGGGGCTGATATAGgtgtcacatataaaggaatcagcaggaaaggagagaGTTGTTCCTGTATCCTTGGAtccaatgacaagtcctggagtttggaaAGCTCTGGTTCTAGATACTCTGCCTGGCACAATGAAATTGGAACTGAAATAACTGCCCCCCACTCCTCCAAAATAGGAGTGTATCTTGACTTTAATGCTGGTACTCTGTCATTTTAtagcgtctctgacacaatgaccctcctgcacagattccaaaccacattcactgagccgctatATCCTGGGTTTTATGTTTGTCTAAATTCCACTGTAACATTCTGCTAACAGAATTGCACTTTTTTGCCCTCTCCACTCCTCAGGTGAAGGGAAATGTTCAATCTGACATTGTCCATGTGGATTCATTGTGTAAATTCAAGCAGTCAATCTGGAAGATCAATAAAGTATGTTGTTATCTCCCCAATCCCTATTTCTGTATCTCTCCccattctttatttctttccCAGAGGTGGAACTTATATATGTAAGGTctggacaaaaaacaaaacactacagtaCTGCCAATCTACCAGGACTGGCCTGATACTGCCCATCTAATAATGGATAATTACCCAAGGTTAAAAAGCTGATTGCAATCTTAGTACAATGTATTAAACATTGTCTATGCAGAATCCTttaaagaagaacataagaacataagaaagtttacaaacgagaggaggccattcggcccatcttgctcattttggttgttagtagcttattgatcccagaatctcatcaatcagcttcttgaaggatcccagggtctcagcttcaaaaacattactggggagttggttccagaccctcacaactctctgtgtaaaaaagtgcctcctattttctgttctgaatgcctctttatctaatctccatttgtgacccctggtccttgtttcttttttctactgcttcctgtagaattctctgatacagagcagaattcatggttccttcaatgatggtgaggcgtccaggtcctgatgtaGCAAAGCATTCCCAAACcttgacactaccaccaccatgcttgaccgttggtatgaggttcttactgtggaatgcagtgtttggttttcatcagagataacggggcccatgtcggccaaaaagttccacttttgactcatctgtccatagaacattgttccagaactcttgaggatcatccaggtgctttttggtaaacttgagacgagcattcatgttcatcttagtgagcaatggtttccgccttgcccATTTTTGCCCATtttctttctgatggtggagtcatgaacactgaccttaggcgaggcgagagaggcctgcagatccctggatgttgttctagggttctttgtgacttcctggacgattttacaccttgctcttggaaagattttggcaggacggccactccaggaagattcactactgtcccaaactttctccatttggaccatatggctctgactgtggttcggtggatccccagagccttagaaatgtctttgtaaccctttccagactgataggcatcaacaaatttttccggaggtc
This genomic window from Acipenser ruthenus chromosome 53, fAciRut3.2 maternal haplotype, whole genome shotgun sequence contains:
- the LOC117971140 gene encoding tripartite motif-containing protein 16-like; the encoded protein is MYTFKSYIAEGLCKSGKSLERKKGRPCSTIAVNEVAVYSLQAPEPRNRAEFLKFYCQPTLDPNTAYTVLCLSEGNRKVTRVGEIQPYPDRPERFDTYSQVLCKEGLSGTRRYWEIEWSGDGADIGVTYKGISRKGESCSCILGSNDKSWSLESSGSRYSAWHNEIGTEITAPHSSKIGVYLDFNAGTLSFYSVSDTMTLLHRFQTTFTEPLYPGFYVCLNSTVTFC